A single region of the Methanobacterium sp. genome encodes:
- the twy1 gene encoding 4-demethylwyosine synthase TYW1 has translation MPLSDQAIQSLEKKGYRFVGSQRHAAAKVCHWTKKSIMDEGVCYKEKFYGIKSHRCLQMSPSIPFCHHKCLFCWRDVAITNTTWKEDFDDPGEIIDECIKAQRKLLVGYFGNPGANPEKISEAQDPTNAAISLAGEPLLYPSINQLLEEYKKRQFTTFLVSNGLSPDKLGNLDPEPTQLYLSLDAPNSEIYKKLCDPQIKDGWEKLNHSLDLLSSFNCRTVIRMTSVADYNMTNPEEYARIIERSDPDFVEIKAYMYVGSSRDRLKFENMPRSKELESFAQEIASLCGRKIVDQSTESRVVLLA, from the coding sequence ATGCCACTATCAGATCAGGCCATTCAATCATTGGAAAAGAAAGGATATCGTTTTGTAGGTTCACAAAGACATGCAGCAGCCAAAGTGTGTCACTGGACTAAAAAAAGTATCATGGATGAGGGTGTTTGCTATAAAGAAAAGTTCTACGGTATAAAAAGCCATCGTTGTCTGCAGATGTCACCCAGCATTCCCTTCTGCCATCATAAATGTCTTTTCTGCTGGAGGGATGTTGCCATCACCAACACCACCTGGAAGGAAGACTTCGATGATCCTGGAGAAATTATAGATGAATGTATAAAGGCCCAGCGTAAGCTGCTGGTAGGCTACTTTGGCAATCCCGGTGCCAACCCAGAAAAAATATCAGAAGCCCAGGACCCCACCAATGCCGCCATATCACTGGCAGGTGAACCATTATTATACCCATCCATCAATCAGCTCCTGGAAGAATACAAAAAGAGGCAGTTCACCACATTCCTGGTCAGTAATGGTCTCAGTCCGGATAAACTGGGAAACCTGGATCCAGAACCAACTCAACTGTACCTGTCCCTGGATGCCCCCAACAGTGAAATATATAAGAAACTCTGCGATCCCCAGATCAAGGACGGTTGGGAGAAATTAAACCATTCACTGGATCTTTTATCCAGTTTCAACTGTCGCACCGTGATCCGGATGACCAGTGTTGCTGATTATAATATGACCAATCCAGAGGAATATGCCCGTATCATCGAAAGAAGTGATCCTGATTTTGTGGAGATCAAAGCATATATGTATGTGGGAAGCTCACGTGACCGTTTGAAATTCGAAAACATGCCCCGATCCAAGGAGCTTGAGAGTTTTGCCCAGGAAATTGCCAGTTTATGTGGGCGGAAGATCGTTGACCAGTCCACCGAAAGCAGAGTGGTGCTTCTGGCCTGA
- a CDS encoding DUF1002 domain-containing protein: MKRLLLALIILIAFLGPIYSASTSGFAITYGETTYNNPTYKSTVNSYFQSHTDKNLNNSNTKVVTASQVNQIAKNITGRTYNSNQIFSCALVDLSYSQGIKIIVDTSKINTVTSKMYANALKSTGIENGYVVVTSPVSATGESALTGVLESYEVAVGAPIPEEAKKAATEELYTETQIANQTGQSPDKIAELFDKAKQEVEKQNLQDPAQIKVIVINVANSLNINLSDQQAQDIANALANSQKVQGSLTDFKNQLQAATQQATQSQGILDQIKNYLQSFVDYIMSLFG, translated from the coding sequence ATGAAAAGGTTGTTGTTGGCTTTAATAATATTAATAGCATTTTTAGGTCCCATATACAGTGCAAGTACATCTGGTTTTGCAATCACCTATGGAGAGACAACTTACAATAACCCCACCTACAAAAGTACAGTGAATAGTTACTTCCAATCCCACACCGATAAAAATTTGAATAACTCCAATACCAAGGTTGTAACTGCCTCACAGGTGAACCAGATCGCCAAGAATATCACAGGCCGGACCTACAATTCTAATCAAATATTTTCCTGTGCACTGGTGGACTTGAGTTACAGTCAGGGTATCAAAATCATTGTGGACACCAGTAAAATAAACACAGTAACCTCTAAAATGTATGCCAATGCCTTAAAATCCACAGGGATTGAAAACGGTTATGTGGTGGTTACCTCACCAGTTAGCGCTACCGGAGAATCAGCACTCACCGGGGTTTTAGAATCCTACGAAGTTGCAGTGGGTGCCCCCATACCTGAAGAAGCGAAAAAAGCTGCCACTGAAGAACTTTACACTGAAACCCAGATTGCCAATCAGACTGGTCAGAGTCCGGATAAAATAGCTGAACTCTTTGACAAAGCCAAGCAGGAAGTTGAAAAACAGAATTTACAGGACCCTGCTCAGATAAAAGTCATAGTTATCAATGTGGCCAATAGTCTGAACATTAATTTAAGCGACCAGCAGGCTCAGGACATAGCCAATGCCCTTGCTAACTCTCAGAAAGTCCAGGGTAGTCTTACTGATTTCAAGAATCAACTTCAAGCAGCAACACAACAGGCCACCCAATCCCAGGGAATACTGGATCAGATAAAGAATTATCTGCAGAGTTTCGTTGATTACATAATGAGCTTATTCGGATAA